One genomic region from Chthonomonas calidirosea T49 encodes:
- a CDS encoding UvrD-helicase domain-containing protein codes for MLSATFTRSQRKAIETLDRNVCVSAGAGSGKTKVLVERFIRIVVGSKCGRLAEELRATPEQILVITFTDKATREMKNRIIEAFRQRNLIEELHQIENAYISTIHGFCARLLLENPFEAQIDPQFQALDEVRAAQLLRRCCEIELDRLVEKNDRWIQELLIAIQNKQHELQSGYDASGLLAEAVEQVLMTLRNAGWQREDVEALAAEALDGIARRNLVAVRGFFEPLVAEILACREALMPLLGNLRSEMRAIVSKLDNQITACPLNSGDPNLLLGWFEKIKPLVNRRIVYASGPSEHDLLPLLYRIKEAVAQALKVHKTSRELEEQAIRFCHSFVVLLLQVWRAYEKSKRQLGCLDMEDLQSKAIQLLENFPAVRHRYQKHFRHLLVDEFQDTNLLQVRLVELLHKEDGQICNRKFLVGDIQQSIYGFRGAEPLLFREAVRDAENKREAIHVRLADNFRSRPEVLRLVDQVFRQRAFALESFEPLTPGADFLPKEAPSIEILLAKNMRRDAYLLREAEALAFRIREIVEKGQLRITARSDPRCGEPIRWRDIAVLFRSLTKIALYEEAFASQGVPCFVVGGGRGYYARQEVRDLLNALLYLDTPFDDIALTAVLRSPFVGLRIDSLVELHRLRRERSSEPLHLYLGSLLSSRVLTEREKERLHCFLQIVETLRAQADRLPVGQILERLILHTNYDICLLSRPNGRRRLANMRKLLQMASTEPVFGVSAFIQQLKEIEKLSPREGDAPTEEEEADVVRMLTIHRAKGLEFPLVCLADLSHPFQLPSQELFICHGKTMAIGSRIMGKPDLAYSVIEAMRLKRDQEEAMRLLYVALTRAKEHLLLSGCLNDLSSSSESWASLLFPLLGVNDAPQEPQIRSLVGGLRARVMAIAHSGVSSDANEAYLREKRIDDLAEVLANLTKAMEGATDFKGWSE; via the coding sequence ATGTTGAGTGCTACTTTCACCCGATCGCAGCGTAAGGCTATCGAGACTTTGGATAGGAACGTCTGTGTGTCTGCAGGCGCAGGGTCGGGAAAAACCAAAGTGTTGGTGGAGCGCTTCATTCGGATAGTTGTCGGGAGCAAGTGTGGGCGCCTTGCGGAAGAGCTTCGGGCTACGCCCGAACAGATCCTTGTGATAACTTTCACCGATAAGGCCACGCGCGAAATGAAAAACCGGATCATTGAGGCCTTTCGACAGCGGAATCTGATAGAGGAGCTCCATCAGATTGAAAATGCCTACATTAGCACCATACATGGGTTTTGTGCGCGCCTACTGTTGGAAAACCCTTTTGAAGCCCAGATAGATCCCCAGTTTCAAGCGCTTGACGAGGTGAGAGCCGCTCAGCTTCTACGTCGCTGTTGCGAGATAGAGTTAGATCGCCTTGTGGAGAAGAACGACAGATGGATACAGGAACTCCTTATAGCAATACAAAATAAACAGCATGAATTGCAAAGTGGATATGATGCATCTGGATTGTTGGCAGAGGCGGTGGAACAGGTACTCATGACCCTAAGAAATGCTGGATGGCAACGAGAAGATGTTGAAGCTCTCGCTGCCGAGGCGCTCGATGGGATCGCCAGAAGAAACCTAGTGGCTGTACGTGGCTTTTTTGAACCTCTCGTCGCTGAGATACTGGCTTGTCGTGAAGCGCTTATGCCGCTTCTTGGAAACCTGAGAAGCGAGATGCGTGCGATCGTTAGCAAGTTAGACAACCAAATCACTGCATGTCCTCTAAACAGTGGCGATCCCAACTTGCTATTGGGATGGTTTGAAAAAATAAAGCCTCTTGTAAATAGACGCATCGTTTACGCAAGTGGCCCCAGCGAACATGATCTCTTGCCTCTTCTCTATCGCATAAAAGAGGCGGTTGCCCAAGCGCTGAAAGTGCATAAAACGAGCCGCGAGCTAGAGGAACAAGCGATCCGCTTCTGTCATAGTTTTGTGGTGCTTCTGCTGCAGGTATGGCGGGCGTATGAGAAGAGTAAGCGCCAACTCGGCTGCCTGGATATGGAGGATCTTCAGAGCAAGGCGATACAACTGTTGGAAAATTTTCCGGCAGTGCGCCATCGCTATCAAAAACACTTCCGTCACCTGCTAGTAGATGAGTTTCAGGATACAAATCTTCTGCAAGTACGCCTCGTCGAACTGCTGCATAAGGAAGACGGGCAAATTTGTAACAGAAAATTTCTGGTCGGTGACATCCAACAGTCTATCTACGGCTTTCGTGGAGCGGAGCCTCTGCTGTTTCGTGAGGCCGTTCGAGACGCGGAAAATAAAAGAGAGGCTATCCACGTGCGTCTTGCCGACAATTTTCGTTCTCGACCTGAGGTGCTTCGACTGGTCGATCAGGTATTTCGACAAAGAGCCTTCGCACTAGAAAGCTTTGAGCCGCTAACGCCTGGAGCAGACTTCTTGCCAAAGGAAGCGCCCTCCATAGAGATTCTGCTTGCGAAAAATATGCGTAGAGATGCTTACCTTCTTAGAGAAGCCGAGGCTTTAGCCTTTCGCATTCGTGAGATTGTGGAGAAGGGGCAGCTACGTATCACGGCTCGCTCCGATCCGAGATGTGGCGAGCCGATACGCTGGCGCGATATCGCCGTGCTTTTTCGTAGCCTAACGAAGATCGCCCTTTATGAAGAGGCTTTTGCAAGTCAAGGAGTACCTTGTTTCGTAGTGGGTGGAGGGCGTGGCTACTATGCGAGGCAAGAGGTGCGCGATCTTTTGAATGCTCTACTTTATCTCGATACTCCCTTCGATGATATAGCGTTGACTGCAGTATTACGCTCGCCGTTTGTAGGGCTAAGGATCGATTCGTTGGTGGAACTGCATCGCCTTCGGAGAGAAAGAAGCTCTGAGCCGCTTCATCTTTACCTAGGTTCTCTCCTAAGCTCACGGGTTTTAACCGAAAGAGAAAAAGAAAGGCTCCATTGCTTTTTGCAGATCGTGGAGACGCTCCGAGCACAAGCAGATAGGCTCCCCGTCGGTCAGATTTTAGAGAGGCTCATTTTGCACACGAACTACGACATCTGTCTCCTAAGTCGGCCTAATGGGCGAAGGAGACTGGCAAATATGCGCAAGCTTCTACAAATGGCAAGCACAGAGCCGGTTTTCGGTGTCTCCGCCTTTATTCAGCAACTTAAGGAGATAGAAAAACTCTCTCCGCGCGAAGGCGATGCGCCAACGGAAGAGGAGGAGGCGGATGTGGTGCGAATGCTGACCATCCATCGGGCTAAGGGGTTGGAGTTTCCACTGGTCTGCTTGGCCGATCTTTCTCATCCGTTTCAATTGCCTTCTCAGGAGCTGTTTATCTGCCATGGAAAAACCATGGCCATCGGCTCTCGAATTATGGGGAAACCCGATCTCGCCTACAGCGTCATCGAGGCAATGCGGTTAAAGCGCGATCAAGAGGAGGCCATGCGGTTGCTCTATGTCGCTCTTACCCGTGCAAAGGAGCATCTTCTGCTTTCGGGATGCCTCAACGATCTATCGTCCTCCTCAGAGAGTTGGGCTTCTTTGCTGTTTCCTCTGCTAGGCGTGAACGATGCTCCGCAAGAACCGCAGATACGATCTCTGGTGGGAGGACTAAGAGCCCGCGTAATGGCCATAGCTCATAGCGGAGTAAGTAGTGATGCCAATGAAGCCTATCTAAGAGAAAAGAGGATAGATGACCTTGCCGAAGTGCTGGCAAACCTGACAAAGGCTATGGAAGGTGCAACGGACTTCAAAGGGTGGAGTGAATAG
- a CDS encoding ParA family protein, with amino-acid sequence MTTVYAIVNQKGGVGKTTTAINIAAYTALAGARTLLIDLDPQGNATSGLGINRKSLEYSTYEVLVEGHPLLESLVETPITGLSLLPATIDLAGAELELMPKIGRDSYLREAIEPATDHFDLIFIDAPPSLGILTVNALVAAEGLIIPLQAEFYALEGISQLLRTIELVRQRLNPKLEIAKVILTMVDSRTRLSQQVADEVRQFLGDKVSAIEVPRNVRLSEAPSHGLPIALYDPRSRGALAYKKIAEEIYGQTRTRSRPRHATS; translated from the coding sequence ATGACCACAGTATACGCAATTGTCAATCAAAAAGGCGGGGTTGGAAAAACCACAACAGCCATCAACATCGCCGCCTACACCGCGTTGGCAGGCGCTAGAACGCTGCTTATTGACCTTGACCCACAGGGCAATGCAACAAGCGGCCTTGGCATCAACAGAAAATCCTTGGAGTACTCGACTTACGAGGTGCTAGTGGAAGGTCATCCTCTCCTCGAGTCGCTTGTAGAAACTCCTATCACGGGCCTTTCACTGCTTCCAGCCACCATCGATCTTGCGGGCGCCGAGTTAGAGTTAATGCCTAAAATCGGGCGAGATAGCTATCTACGTGAGGCCATCGAGCCGGCTACAGACCACTTCGATCTGATCTTCATAGATGCGCCTCCCTCTTTGGGCATTCTCACGGTAAATGCTCTGGTAGCCGCGGAAGGCCTTATCATACCCCTTCAGGCCGAGTTCTATGCTTTGGAGGGGATCTCACAGCTTTTGCGCACCATCGAGCTCGTACGCCAGCGATTGAACCCTAAATTGGAGATCGCCAAGGTGATTTTGACGATGGTCGACTCCCGTACCCGTCTCTCACAACAAGTCGCTGATGAGGTACGCCAATTTTTAGGGGACAAAGTCTCTGCGATTGAGGTACCTCGCAATGTGCGATTATCCGAGGCACCCAGTCATGGACTTCCTATCGCTCTCTACGATCCCCGCTCCCGCGGGGCGCTTGCCTACAAGAAAATTGCGGAGGAGATATATGGCCAAACGCGGACTCGGTCGCGGCCTCGCCATGCTACTTCCTGA
- a CDS encoding ParB/RepB/Spo0J family partition protein yields MAKRGLGRGLAMLLPEAADIPQGQVREIDISEVLPNPYQPRTLFDPVALEELVQSIREHGVLQPILVRETESGKFEVVAGERRLRAAQRAGLTRIPAMVRSCSDREMLEVAIVENLQREDITPIEAAKAYLRMMREFGLTQEQVAQRVGKTRTAIANALRLLQLPEEVQESIERGEITEGHGRALMMAERPEVILRLWTVVKSRGLSVRETERLAKASRHSAAPPSVSASFSPDPQIQYIQERLQGALKTRVSLHYASSGAGCIEIFFYSLDELERLLDLLVPQEG; encoded by the coding sequence ATGGCCAAACGCGGACTCGGTCGCGGCCTCGCCATGCTACTTCCTGAGGCCGCTGATATCCCTCAGGGTCAGGTACGCGAGATAGATATTTCTGAGGTTCTTCCAAATCCTTATCAACCACGAACCCTCTTCGACCCGGTGGCACTTGAAGAGTTAGTGCAATCTATTCGCGAGCATGGGGTGCTTCAGCCCATACTCGTGAGGGAGACCGAATCGGGCAAATTTGAGGTTGTGGCCGGTGAACGTCGCCTTCGTGCCGCCCAACGAGCTGGGCTCACTCGTATCCCTGCTATGGTACGTTCCTGTTCCGATCGGGAAATGCTCGAGGTGGCCATCGTCGAGAACCTTCAACGTGAGGATATCACCCCCATCGAAGCCGCCAAAGCCTATCTTCGAATGATGCGCGAATTCGGCCTAACCCAAGAGCAGGTTGCTCAACGTGTTGGGAAGACCCGCACCGCGATCGCCAATGCGCTCCGCCTTCTACAGCTACCAGAGGAGGTTCAGGAGAGCATTGAACGTGGAGAGATCACCGAAGGGCATGGCCGTGCCCTTATGATGGCAGAGCGTCCCGAGGTGATCTTACGTCTCTGGACTGTTGTTAAATCGCGTGGGCTATCCGTAAGGGAAACAGAGCGTCTGGCCAAAGCCTCCCGCCATTCTGCCGCTCCGCCTTCCGTTTCTGCTTCTTTTTCTCCCGACCCGCAGATCCAATACATTCAAGAACGTCTTCAGGGCGCCCTTAAGACACGTGTAAGCCTCCACTATGCTTCGAGCGGCGCAGGTTGCATCGAAATTTTCTTCTACTCTCTCGATGAACTAGAACGTCTTCTCGATCTCCTTGTGCCTCAGGAAGGTTAA
- a CDS encoding NUDIX hydrolase, which yields MNKERFYFHDPLAPSPNVPLSPGVSAVLMDSIGRILFLKRHLSDYWSLPGGRIDLLESAAECCIREVLEETGLLTRVVRLISINTDPTSIVAYPDGNVHRSFVLCFLVEHVEGKLRLGEEATDFRWCTPSDLESLLVIPDSRQNALDAWANRLTTFIR from the coding sequence ATGAACAAAGAACGTTTCTACTTCCACGATCCGCTGGCTCCCTCACCCAATGTACCGCTCTCCCCTGGTGTCTCCGCCGTTCTCATGGACTCCATCGGCCGCATTTTATTCCTTAAGCGTCATCTGAGCGACTACTGGTCATTACCTGGGGGGCGTATTGACCTCCTTGAATCCGCTGCGGAATGTTGTATCCGCGAGGTTTTGGAAGAGACAGGTCTCTTGACCCGTGTTGTCCGCCTCATCTCGATCAACACCGACCCGACGAGCATCGTCGCCTATCCCGATGGAAATGTGCATCGCAGTTTCGTTCTGTGCTTTTTGGTGGAGCATGTTGAGGGCAAGCTGCGACTTGGAGAGGAAGCCACAGATTTTCGTTGGTGTACTCCCTCAGACTTGGAATCTCTGCTCGTTATTCCAGACAGTCGTCAGAACGCGCTTGATGCTTGGGCAAACCGGCTTACGACCTTTATTCGCTGA
- the flgM gene encoding flagellar biosynthesis anti-sigma factor FlgM: MQISTEEVNRLLATTPIRGGSAKSRIARSQNSDSSSISSEAVSVEISAKAQDIQKVKQAIEQVPDVRMDRVMQLKALVESGQYHVSGEDVADLMIRRTLADNTAL, encoded by the coding sequence ATGCAGATATCTACTGAGGAAGTGAATCGTCTGTTGGCCACAACACCCATACGTGGTGGGAGCGCCAAAAGTCGCATCGCGCGTTCTCAAAACAGTGATTCGTCCTCGATTAGTTCGGAGGCTGTATCCGTTGAGATATCCGCCAAGGCGCAGGATATCCAAAAGGTCAAACAGGCTATCGAGCAGGTTCCTGATGTTCGAATGGACCGTGTGATGCAGTTAAAGGCTCTTGTAGAGAGTGGTCAGTACCACGTGAGTGGAGAAGATGTTGCAGACCTCATGATCCGACGCACCCTTGCCGACAACACGGCACTGTGA